The following nucleotide sequence is from uncultured Draconibacterium sp..
TGGAATGATTTGAGAAATCCGGGTTCTGGTATTGCCGGGTATATTCCACAAGGATTTCTGATTGAATATGGCGGGATGCCCGGTGATCCTGATGTGGATTTATCGGCGGTTTCATATGTTGACGTAAGAGATAGTGATAAACCGGAATTGGACGAAAGTGTGTCAATGCTTTTTTGTGGTGATAAAACGCAAGAGTTTAATATTGAATTTACAAACGTACATCCCAATATTAGTTTGCGTGCATTAAATTCATTGGTAACCATTCAAAATGCAAATACATACAATCCAATCATCACTGTTCCCGAGTATGGTAGTTACACCTTCTTTCTAAAATCCAATGACGTAGCAAATTGCGAATATATAGATACTCTTGAAATTGAATTCCATAACCAACCCGAGGCTGCCTTTAGTCTTGATGAAGATGAATGCTACGGCTATAATCTGCAGCTCGCATTTGATGGAATTACGGAAGAGGAAGCTGAATTCACCTGGTATTTCAATGCTGAAGTTTTTATATCAGGAACAGAAATTGATAGTGTAACCATTCCATTGGGTTTTGATGATATTAACCGAACGGTAGCTCTAAAAGTAAATGAGCAGGGATGTACTGCTGTCTCACTACCAAAAACTGTTAACGTAAAACCTTCTATAAGCGTAACATCTGATAATATGAGTGGTTGCTCGCCGATAACTGCAAGTTTCGCAGCCACTTCAAACAACACAGTAGAATCGTATTTGTGGGATTTCGATGATGGGACTAATTCGGATGAAGCAGAACCTGAGCATCTTTTTACTAACTCGGTAGATGAACTTTTAGCATTTGATGTGAGCCTGACAGTACTCGACCAAAATGGCTGCGAAAATACGGCTGTTTATGATTCGCAGGTAAAAGTATATCCCGTTCCAACAGCAGATTTTGATTTTGAACCACAAGAAATACTGATTACAGCACCGGAGGTAGAATTTGAAAATTTGAGTCACGCTGCAACAGATTTCTATTGGGATTTTGGCGATAGTACAAGCACTACCGAAAAAGATCCGAATCACAGATTTACATCGTTAGGATTTTATAGCATCTGGCTTCAGGTGGCTAATGATTTTACTTGCACGGATACAATCGCAAAACAAATACGAGTTACTTTTGATAAGCTCAATCCACCAAATG
It contains:
- a CDS encoding PKD domain-containing protein, producing the protein MIKLKPVFLGVLLYFWGGTGFVLGQNVPVIENLQTDPVQYCYDPVAVAPAISIQNIQVDEENEGMKVSIIDYIKGEDLLVYDVVSGFSYNWNENSGVLEIRGIGSDESYEDAVSKVYYQNISNSRTPGIRSFSINLVDADYLPATQHFYRFVPNESITWTNARIIAESESMEYYGLQGYLATIRSKEEQDFIYTKTEGTGWIGGSDAAQEGTWKWVVGPDAGVVFWSGNAGGGPVNGEYSHWGSGEPNNSGDEDYAHILYSVGVRGYWNDLRNPGSGIAGYIPQGFLIEYGGMPGDPDVDLSAVSYVDVRDSDKPELDESVSMLFCGDKTQEFNIEFTNVHPNISLRALNSLVTIQNANTYNPIITVPEYGSYTFFLKSNDVANCEYIDTLEIEFHNQPEAAFSLDEDECYGYNLQLAFDGITEEEAEFTWYFNAEVFISGTEIDSVTIPLGFDDINRTVALKVNEQGCTAVSLPKTVNVKPSISVTSDNMSGCSPITASFAATSNNTVESYLWDFDDGTNSDEAEPEHLFTNSVDELLAFDVSLTVLDQNGCENTAVYDSQVKVYPVPTADFDFEPQEILITAPEVEFENLSHAATDFYWDFGDSTSTTEKDPNHRFTSLGFYSIWLQVANDFTCTDTIAKQIRVTFDKLNPPNAFSPNATLTENREFRLYADGVVNEGYSMLIFNRWGELIFQSNTQQQGWDGKMQNGKFAPAGVYTWVLNYYDFSGDLHKQKGNVTLLF